In Fluviispira sanaruensis, a genomic segment contains:
- a CDS encoding succinate dehydrogenase cytochrome b subunit: MSANSSFLTSTIGKKYLMALTAIVWSLFVMVHMIGNMLIVVGAEAYNNYSHALTSNPIIYLIEAFLVAVLLFHAVTGLTLVVRNSRTKPKFYAVTPMREKSASIASRTMIYTGTATLAFVIWHLITFKFGPEYFVTYNGIEMRDIYKLVIEKFHEPLYVAGYGLVMILIGLHLYHGVQSIFQTLGLSHPRYNKFFKIFGYTYAVVVAAGFISQPLFVYFAR, encoded by the coding sequence ATGTCAGCAAATTCTAGTTTCTTAACGAGTACCATTGGTAAAAAATACTTAATGGCATTAACTGCTATCGTTTGGTCGTTATTTGTCATGGTTCATATGATAGGAAATATGCTTATTGTTGTCGGTGCAGAAGCATACAATAATTATAGTCATGCGCTCACTTCAAATCCAATAATTTATTTGATCGAGGCATTTTTAGTAGCTGTTTTATTATTTCATGCTGTTACGGGTTTGACTTTAGTGGTAAGAAACTCTCGGACAAAACCAAAATTTTATGCCGTCACTCCTATGCGTGAAAAATCAGCTTCTATTGCATCAAGAACCATGATTTACACAGGTACAGCTACACTAGCTTTTGTGATTTGGCACCTTATTACCTTTAAATTTGGCCCAGAATATTTTGTTACTTATAATGGCATTGAAATGAGAGACATTTATAAATTGGTGATCGAAAAATTTCATGAACCACTTTATGTTGCAGGCTATGGTCTTGTTATGATTTTAATTGGCTTACATCTTTATCATGGTGTGCAATCTATTTTTCAAACGCTTGGTCTCAGCCACCCACGCTATAATAAATTCTTTAAAATTTTTGGTTATACCTATGCAGTTGTTGTTGCTGCTGGTTTTATTTCTCAACCACTTTTTGTCTATTTTGCGAGGTAA